The following nucleotide sequence is from Achromobacter spanius.
AGGTGGCGGCTGGCCGCGCCCTGGCGAACCTTGTCCACCAGGTCGGTGTCGAACGGCGTGGGGCGGAAATACTGCACGTCTTTCAAATCGACTTGGACGCCATGGGCTACTGCGATGTCATCGCAGGCGCGTCGCCATTGCTGGTCCATGCGGGTCAAGGTGGCTTCGTCTTCGTGACGCAGGTCGGCGGTAAAGCGGACCTGGCCCGGGATGACGTTGCGCGATCCGGGGTGCGCGTGGATTTCCCCGACGGTGCCGCGCCCGTGCGGCTGATGCGCGTTGGCAATGTTGATTACTGTCTGCACCAGAAAGCTGGCGGCGAACAGCGCGTCGCGGCGGATCGCCATCGGGGTGGGGCCGGCGTGCATTTCCATGCCCGTCACCGTGATGTCGTACCAACGCAGGCCCAGCGATCCGGTCACCACGCCGATGGTTTTTTCTTCGTGCTCCAGGATCGGGCCTTGCTCGATGTGGGCTTCGAAGTAGGCGTCCACCGGGCGCCCGCCCACAGGGTCCGTGCCGGCATAGCCGATGGCGGCAAGCTCGTCGCGCACCGAAATGCCCTGAGCGTCCCGCGCCGATAGCGCCGTCTCCAAGGGGAACTTCCCGGCGAACACGCCGGACCCCATCATCACCGGCACAAAGCGCGATCCTTCCTCGTTGGTCCAGATGGCCACTTCCAGCGGCGCTTCGGTCTGCACGCCAGCATCGTTCAGTGTGCGCATCACTTCAAGCCCGGCAAGCACGCCGTAACAGCCGTCGAACTTGCCGCCGGTGGGCTGGGTATCGATGTGGCTGCCGGTCATGACGGGTGGCAAATCGTTGTTGCGCCCCGCGCGGCGCGCAAAAATGTTGCCCACCTGATCGACCCTTACGGTCATGCCGGCTTCGCGCATCCAGGCGGTGACCAGATCGCGGCCTTGGCCGTCAAGCGCGGTAAGCGCCAGGCGGCAGTTGCCGCCTTTGGGGGTTGCGCCAATTTGCGCCAGATCCATCAAGGACTGCCACAGCCGTTGGCCATTGATGGACAGGGAAGACGATGTCATGGGGCGCCTCGAGGGTCGGAAAGTGAGTCGAAGTCTTCACGCAGCCGTGCCAGGATGCCCAACAGGTGCGTGTGCATGGCGTGGCGCGCGCGGATCGGATCTCGCGCCGTGATGGCGTTCAGAATGCGTTGATGCTCGGCCTGGGCGGCGGCCCAGGCTCGTGTGGTGACAAAGTAATCCTGCATGCGGCTGTACACCGAGCTGGCCTGGCTGAGGTTCCACAAGTGCGCCACGGCCGAGGCCAGCGCGGCGTTGCCGCAGGCCGCGCCAATGGCGCTGTGGAACGCGCGGTCATGGTCGCCTGGCGCGTCGGTCAGCGACATGGCCGCGTGAGCGTCGCGAATGACGGCGATCTGCGCGGGGGTGGCCTGGTGCGCGGCCAGCGCGGCGCATTCCGGTTCGATCAGCATGCGCGCTTCCAGCAGGTCAAAGGGGCCGATGTCGTCCTGGCCGGCTGGTACGGCTACGCCGCCGGCGGGCAGGGCGGGAAACGCGGCGCCATCGGGCGCGATGGTGACAAACACGCCCGTGCCCACCCGCACCTCTACGTAGCCTTCGATTTCCAGTGCGATCAAGGCTTCGCGGATCGACGCGCGGCTCACCTGCAGTTGTTCCGCCAGTTCGCGCTCGGATGGCAGGCGTCCGCCTCGCGCGAAGTCGCCCGCCCGGATGCGGCCGGCGATCTGGTCGGCAATCATTCGGTAAAGACGGGTGGCGGCGACAGCCTGAAAGGTGCTCATCAATGGGGCGGCGCTATGGCCTGGTGGTCAGGCCACCAATATAGGCACGCTGCCATTGAAATAGAAGGGAAATATTGCTATTTCAGGGAAAACGATCAGAGGGATTTCACGTCTTCCTATCTGGTGGTCAGGCCAGTTAGGAAGCGTGCAGCCGGCTATTGCTGTTCGTTGTCGCCGTCGGGTTCCGGCGTCTGCGTGAAGGCGCGGACCAGGCGGGCGATGCCGTCCAGTTCGTCATGGGCGCCGACGACCCATTCGGGTTGCTCGAACGGGCTGTCCGAGGGCGCGTTGTCCATGTTTGCTTTCAGGTCGTTAAGCAGTTCCAGCGCCATATCGGTGGCTTGGGGGCTGCTGCGGGTGGAAAGGGCAATGGCAATTGCCAGCGCTTGGCGCATGGCCAGCAGGCGGCCGTCCAGTTCAGTGCCCATGAGGCGTCCTTGTTATGCAACGTGAAAGGGGGCATTTTAAGGTCCGGGCGAGTCCCGCGCGCGGGTGCGGGCAGCGTTTGCGCCAGATCAAGATGCGTCGGCAGGCATGGGCGAATAATTCCGGGTATGCAAGCCGCCCTACGCCCATCCGAATCGCCGCCCGCGCCTGTCGCCGCCGCGCCTTTTTTTCCCCCTCAGTTGCTGGCCAGGCTGGACAAGAACGGGCCGCGCTATACGTCATATCCCACGGCTGACCGCTATCACGGCGGCTTTGGCGAAGAAGACTATCGGCTGGCGCTGCGACAGCGGCGCGCCACCTGTCCGACCGAGCCCCTGTCGCTGTACGTGCACATTCCGTTTTGTGATTCGGTTTGCTATTACTGCGCGTGCAACAAGGTGGTGACCCGGCATCACGACCGCGCCGCCCGATACCTGGATGCGCTGGCAAGCGAAATTGCGCTGCATATCAACGAGCTGGGCGCGGGCGTTCCCGTGTCGCAACTGCATTTCGGCGGGGGCACGCCAACCTTTCTGTCCGACAACGAACTGACCCGCCTGATGCAGGACTTGCGGGCGGCTTTCCAGTTTGCGCCTGACGCCGAGATCTCGATCGAGGTCGATCCCCGCACGGCCACACCGCAGCGGCTGGCGCATTTGCGCGAATTGGGATTCAACCGGTTGAGCTTCGGCGTGCAGGATTTTGATGCGCGCGTGCAAAAGGCGGTGCATCGGGTGCAGTCTTTCGAAGACGTCCGGGCGCTGATGCAAAGCGCGCGCGCGCTGGGCTATGACTCGGTCAATATGGATCTGATTTACGGGCTGCCGCTACAGACCACCGAGTCGTTCGCTCGCACTATCCAGCAAGTGGTGGCGCTGCGCCCTGACCGCATTGCGCTGTATGCCTATGCGCATCTGCCCGAACGCTTCAAGCCTCAGCGCCGCATCAATGAGGCGGATTTGCCTGACCGCGCCACGCGCGTCGGTTTGCTCGGTTCCGCCATTGATGGCTTCCTGCAGCAGGGCTATACCTACATCGGTATGGACCACTTCGCGCTGAACACCGATGCGCTGGCGATCGCCAAGCAGCGCGGTGAATTGCATCGCAATTTTCAGGGCTACAGCACGCAGCCCGACCGTGACCTGATCGCGCTGGGCGTGTCGGCCATTGGCCGAATCGGCCACACCTACAGCCAGAACGCAAAGGGGCTGGATGCGTACTACGGCGCGATCGAATCCGGACATTTCGCGGTCGAGCGGGGTCTGGTGCTGTCGCCCGACGATCTGGTGCGGCGCGAAGTCATCATGGACATCATGTGCCAGGGGCACGTGGACTTCGCCGCCTTCGAAACGCGCCATGGCCTGCGGTTCGGTGATTATTTCAGCCGCGAACTGCTGCAAATGGCCAATCTGGCCGAATTGGGGCTGGTCAACCTGCGGACGGGTGACGTGCAGGTGACCGGCTTGGGTTGGTATTTTGTGCGAGCTGTCGCGATGGTGTTCGACGGTTATCTGGGCAGCGTCAGCAGCACTGCCAGCTATTCCCGCATCATTTAGGATCGCCGCCGCGCGGTGGGTTCATTCGGCGAACTTTTCGCGCAGGTAGAGCGCAAGCGACAGGTCATCAGCCAACTGAAGTTTGCGCATGGCGCGGCGCTTGTGGGTGCTGATGGTCTTTTTGCTTCGCATGAGCCGCGTCGCAATCTGTGTGACCGACAGGCCCTGGCTGATATGGCGCAGGATTTCGACCTCTGATGTCGTCAGCATCGCATGCGGATGCGTGGGCAGCAGCGGGCGGATCTTGCCGTCCTGCACGGAAAGAAAACCATCCTGGCCGCTAAGCACGCCTCGAATGATCTCGGGCAGCAGCACCATGCCCCATTGTTTGGCCAGGTAGCCGTTGGCGCCAGCACGATAGGCGGCATATTGCGTTTCCTGCCGGTTTCCGGCTGAAAACGTGATGATCGAAAGCGTAGGGTGGTAGCGGCGCAAGCGGCGCAGGAAGTTGACGCCATCCCAGGGCTCCTGCGGCAGGTAAAAGTCAATCAGGGCCACGTCACAGGGGGCGCTGCTCAGCTTTTCCAACAAGGCGCGGGCGGATGTTTCGCGATGCAGCACCCGAAACCCCGGCCGGCTTTCTAGATACGCGCCAACACCCAGCGCCACGACTGGATGGTCGTCAAGTATGGCCACCTTGATGACCGAAGGCAGGCGCGACAGCAGCAGGTGCCGGCGCCCGCCCGAACGGCCGCCGCTTTCGCCGCAGCGAGGCGGATTTGAAAGAGATGGCGCTTTGGTCACACGTTTTGGGACAGCTTTCATCGATGCTCCACGAGCCGGTAAATAGAACGTTGGTGGCGAGTTCTGCCGGCCAGAGTTGAAGTCCGGAGCACGCTCCGTGGTGAGTCGTAAATTTGCGATGGAAGGTTACGTTTTTGGACGGCTGTCCGGATAGGAATCACGTGAAAATCAGACCGTTGCACCTGTGTGCGAGCAATCGCTTTCGCTATGGCCATGCGAGGCTTCCGGAGGCGGGCGGGCTCAGCGGAAATGGTGCTACAATCGGCAACGTAATTAATGCCCCAATATTCATGCGCGCCGCCTTGGGCGCGTATCTACAGGTTTAGAATCATGTTTTTCCCGCTGGCACGAACTACGACCCGGAACTTTCGCCCTATGTCGCGTTAGTTTTTCGTGCGTCGGGTTCCACCGTGTCAGGTCAGCGGCAGAACTCAGCAAGACAACCAAAAAACGCGGCTCTCAAGCCGCGTTTTTCGTTTCCGTTTCCCTAGTTTGATTTTCTCGTTCCCAGAACCCCAGGAAGCACTCCCGATGGTACAGATCACATTGCCCGATGGTTCGCAACGCCAATATCCGGGGCCGGTCACGGTCGCCGAAGTGGCGCAGTCGATCGGTACGGGCCTGGCCAAGGCCGCCTTGGGCGGCCGCGTGACGTTTGAAGGCGCGGATTCCAAGCTGGTCGACACCAGCTTTCGCATTGAAGGCGATGCCCGCCTGGCGATCGTGACCGCCAAGGATGCCGACGGCCTCGACCTGATCCGCCACTCCACGGCTCACCTGTTGGCCTACGCCGTGAAGGAATTGTTTCCTGACGCCCAGGTCACCATCGGCCCCGTGATCGACAACGGCTTCTACTACGATTTCTCGTACAAGCGCCCGTTCACGCCTGAAGACCTGACGGCCATCGAAAAGAAGATGGCCGAGTTGGCCAAGAAGGACGAAATCGTGACGCGCGAAGAATGGTCGCGCGACGACGCCGTCGAGTTCTTCAAGGGCATTGGTGAAAAATACAAAGCCGAGATCATCGCGTCGATTCCGTCGAACGAGCCGCTCAGCCTGTATCGCGAAGGCAACTTCATCGACCTGTGCCGTGGCCCCCACGTTCCGTCCACGGGCAAGCTGAAAGTCTTCAAGCTGATGAAAGTGGCCGGCGCCTATTGGCGTGGCGACAGCAAGAACGAGATGCTCCAGCGCATCTACGGCACGGCCTGGGCCACCAAGGAAGAACAGGAAGCCTACCTGCACATGCTGGAAGAGGCCGAGCGCCGCGACCACCGCAAGATTGGCCGCGAACTTGACCTGTTCCACTTCCAGGACGAAGCGCCGGGCCTGATCTTCTGGCACCCCAAGGGGTGGGCGTTGTGGCAGCAGGTAGAGCAGTACATGCGCGCCATCTACAACAACAACGGCTACCAGGAAGTCAAGGCGCCGCAGATTCTTGACCTCTCGCTGTGGAAGAAGACGGGCCACTGGGACAACTATCGTGAAAACATGTTCACGACCGAGTCCGAGAACCGCGTCTATGGCCTGAAGCCGATGAACTGCCCGGGCCACGTGCAGATTTTCAATGCCGGCCTGCATTCTTACCGTGAACTGCCGCTGCGCTACGGCGAATTCGGCCAATGCCATCGCAACGAGCCCTCGGGATCGCTGCACGGCATGATGCGTGTGCGCGGCTTCACGCAGGACGATGGCCACATTTTCTGTACCGAAGAACAGTTGCAGGACGAATGCGCCGACTTCACGGCACTGTTGCAAAAGGTCTACCGCGACTTCGGCTTCACCGAAGTGCTGTACAAGGTCGCCACGCGTCCTGAAAAGCGTATCGGCTCGGACGAAGTCTGGGATACGGCCGAGCAGGCGCTGATGGAAAGCCTGCGCCGCACGGGTTGCGAATTCGAGATTTCCCCCGGGGAAGGTGCATTTTATGGTCCCAAGGTGGAATACACACTGAAAGACGCCATCGGCCGCCACTGGCAATGCGGTACCATTCAGGTCGACTTCTCGATGCCTGTGCGCCTGGGCGCCGAGTATGTCGACCAGAACGACCAGCGTCGTCCCCCGGTCATGCTGCACCGTGCCATCCTGGGTTCGCTTGAGCGTTTCATCGGCATGTTGATCGAAAACCATGCCGGTGCAATGCCGCCCTGGCTGGCCCCGGTGCAAGCCGTTGTATGCTGCATTTCCGAACCTTCGGCCGATTATGCGGCTGAAATAACACAAAGCCTGAAAAAACAAGGCTTTAGAGTAGAGTCCGATTTGCGCGGTGAAAAAATCACTCGTAAAATCCGGGAGCACAGCCTGCAAAAGGTGCCGTACATTCTTGTCGTCGGCGACAAGGAAAAACAAAATGGCACCGTAGCCGTTCGCGGTCTGGGTGGTTTGGACCTTGGCGCCATCGCATACGACGAATTCGTCGCGCGGTTGTCCGAGGATGTCTCCGCCCGTCGCGACGTCAATCAACCTGATAGCAGTGCTGCTTAACATTTCTAGGAGCTTTCAACATCGCCACTGAAAAAGCCAATCGCATCAACGGTGAAATCCGCGTCCCCGAGGTGCGCCTGATAGGTCTGGACGGAGAACAGCTGGGCATCGTCAAGATTGCCGACGCGTTCCGTCTTTCCGAGCAAAGCGACGTGGATCTGGTGGAAATCGCGCCGAACGCCGAGCCGCCGGTCTGCCGTTTGATGGACTACGGTAAGTTCAAGTACCAAGAGCAGAAGCGCCAAGCCGAAGCTCGTTCCAAGCAGAAGGTCATCCAGGTCAAGGAAGTCAAATTCCGTCCGGCCACCGACGAGGGCGACTACCAAGTCAAGCTGCGCAACCTGCGCCGCTTCCTCGAAGAAGGCGACAAGGCCAAGGTGACGCTGCGCTTCCGTGGCCGCGAAATGGCTCACCAGGAACTGGGAATGCGCGTGCTTGAACGTGTGCGTGACGATCTGCTGGAACTTGCCCAGGTCGAAGCCATGCCGAAGCTCGAAGGCCGTCAGATGGTCATGGTGCTGGCGCCCAAGAAGAAGGCTGTGCCCGCCGCGGGCAAGCCTGAGTCGGCGGCGTAAGTTCCTGCCTTGGCCTTCGCTTGAAGGCCTGGCCGCTTCCCATCCGACCCGCCGTCCATTCTGTGACCGGCGGGTTCGCTTATTGGGCGGCTCTGCGCTACGATGTAAAAAAGCTGCCTTCCCGTCAGGGAAGGCAGCGTACGTTCAGGGTGTCGCGATGCATGTATTGTTCGTTATTGATCCCTTGCCGCTTCTCAAGGCGTACAAGGACAGTTCGGTTGCCATGATGCGTGCCCTCGTGGCGCGCGGCCATACGCTTAGCGTGGCCATGCAGGGTGACCTTTACATCGAGGCCGGCACGGTCAAGGCTGTCACCACGCCTATCGCGCTGGTGGCGGATGCCGATCTGCACGGCCACGACTGGTGGACCGAGTCCGCCGCACAAGACCTGCCGCTGGCGGATTTTGGCGCCGTCGTCATGCGCAAAGACCCTCCCTTTGACATGGAATACGTGTATTCCACGCACCTGCTTGAATACGCCGAGGCACAAGGCGCGCGCGTCTTCAACAGCGGCGCCGCCATCCGCAACCACCCCGAAAAGCTGGCTATCACCGAGATCAGCGAGTTCACCGCCCCAACGCTGGTGACGCGGAACATGGCTCGCCTGAAGGCCTTTCACGACACGCATCACGACGTGATCGTGAAGCCCTTGGATGGCATGGGCGGCACCGGCGTGTTCCGCTTGCAGCCCAAGGATCCCAACCTGAACGCCATCCTGGAAACGCTGACCGACAACGGCGCGCGCACCATCATGGCTCAGCGGTATATCCCCGAAATCGTCAACGGCGACAAGCGCATTCTGCTGATCGGCGGCGAGCCGGTGCCGTATTCGCTGGCTCGCATTCCCTTGGCCGGAGAAACGCGCGGCAACCTGGCGGCCGGCGGCCGTGGCGTCGCGCAAGAATTGTCCGCGCGCGATCGCGAAATCGCCGAAGCCGTGGCCCCCAAACTGGCCGCTCGCGGCCTGCTGCTGGTGGGCTTGGACGTCATTGGCGATTACGTCACCGAAGTCAATGTCACCAGCCCCACCTGTTTCGTAGAGATTGCCGAACAGACCGGTTTCGATGTCGCGGGCATGTTCGTCCAGGCGCTTGAAAAAGCCGTGGCGACGACTGCTCTCGCGGCCTGATCTTTCTGGAACCGTCATGACCACGG
It contains:
- a CDS encoding response regulator transcription factor yields the protein MKAVPKRVTKAPSLSNPPRCGESGGRSGGRRHLLLSRLPSVIKVAILDDHPVVALGVGAYLESRPGFRVLHRETSARALLEKLSSAPCDVALIDFYLPQEPWDGVNFLRRLRRYHPTLSIITFSAGNRQETQYAAYRAGANGYLAKQWGMVLLPEIIRGVLSGQDGFLSVQDGKIRPLLPTHPHAMLTTSEVEILRHISQGLSVTQIATRLMRSKKTISTHKRRAMRKLQLADDLSLALYLREKFAE
- a CDS encoding Zn-dependent hydrolase, coding for MTSSSLSINGQRLWQSLMDLAQIGATPKGGNCRLALTALDGQGRDLVTAWMREAGMTVRVDQVGNIFARRAGRNNDLPPVMTGSHIDTQPTGGKFDGCYGVLAGLEVMRTLNDAGVQTEAPLEVAIWTNEEGSRFVPVMMGSGVFAGKFPLETALSARDAQGISVRDELAAIGYAGTDPVGGRPVDAYFEAHIEQGPILEHEEKTIGVVTGSLGLRWYDITVTGMEMHAGPTPMAIRRDALFAASFLVQTVINIANAHQPHGRGTVGEIHAHPGSRNVIPGQVRFTADLRHEDEATLTRMDQQWRRACDDIAVAHGVQVDLKDVQYFRPTPFDTDLVDKVRQGAASRHLPAMNIVTGAGHDAVYMAAVAPTAMIFVPCKDGISHNEIEDAQPEHLEAGCNVLLDAMVARANAAR
- the gshB gene encoding glutathione synthase, which encodes MHVLFVIDPLPLLKAYKDSSVAMMRALVARGHTLSVAMQGDLYIEAGTVKAVTTPIALVADADLHGHDWWTESAAQDLPLADFGAVVMRKDPPFDMEYVYSTHLLEYAEAQGARVFNSGAAIRNHPEKLAITEISEFTAPTLVTRNMARLKAFHDTHHDVIVKPLDGMGGTGVFRLQPKDPNLNAILETLTDNGARTIMAQRYIPEIVNGDKRILLIGGEPVPYSLARIPLAGETRGNLAAGGRGVAQELSARDREIAEAVAPKLAARGLLLVGLDVIGDYVTEVNVTSPTCFVEIAEQTGFDVAGMFVQALEKAVATTALAA
- the thrS gene encoding threonine--tRNA ligase, translating into MVQITLPDGSQRQYPGPVTVAEVAQSIGTGLAKAALGGRVTFEGADSKLVDTSFRIEGDARLAIVTAKDADGLDLIRHSTAHLLAYAVKELFPDAQVTIGPVIDNGFYYDFSYKRPFTPEDLTAIEKKMAELAKKDEIVTREEWSRDDAVEFFKGIGEKYKAEIIASIPSNEPLSLYREGNFIDLCRGPHVPSTGKLKVFKLMKVAGAYWRGDSKNEMLQRIYGTAWATKEEQEAYLHMLEEAERRDHRKIGRELDLFHFQDEAPGLIFWHPKGWALWQQVEQYMRAIYNNNGYQEVKAPQILDLSLWKKTGHWDNYRENMFTTESENRVYGLKPMNCPGHVQIFNAGLHSYRELPLRYGEFGQCHRNEPSGSLHGMMRVRGFTQDDGHIFCTEEQLQDECADFTALLQKVYRDFGFTEVLYKVATRPEKRIGSDEVWDTAEQALMESLRRTGCEFEISPGEGAFYGPKVEYTLKDAIGRHWQCGTIQVDFSMPVRLGAEYVDQNDQRRPPVMLHRAILGSLERFIGMLIENHAGAMPPWLAPVQAVVCCISEPSADYAAEITQSLKKQGFRVESDLRGEKITRKIREHSLQKVPYILVVGDKEKQNGTVAVRGLGGLDLGAIAYDEFVARLSEDVSARRDVNQPDSSAA
- the hemN gene encoding oxygen-independent coproporphyrinogen III oxidase, whose product is MQAALRPSESPPAPVAAAPFFPPQLLARLDKNGPRYTSYPTADRYHGGFGEEDYRLALRQRRATCPTEPLSLYVHIPFCDSVCYYCACNKVVTRHHDRAARYLDALASEIALHINELGAGVPVSQLHFGGGTPTFLSDNELTRLMQDLRAAFQFAPDAEISIEVDPRTATPQRLAHLRELGFNRLSFGVQDFDARVQKAVHRVQSFEDVRALMQSARALGYDSVNMDLIYGLPLQTTESFARTIQQVVALRPDRIALYAYAHLPERFKPQRRINEADLPDRATRVGLLGSAIDGFLQQGYTYIGMDHFALNTDALAIAKQRGELHRNFQGYSTQPDRDLIALGVSAIGRIGHTYSQNAKGLDAYYGAIESGHFAVERGLVLSPDDLVRREVIMDIMCQGHVDFAAFETRHGLRFGDYFSRELLQMANLAELGLVNLRTGDVQVTGLGWYFVRAVAMVFDGYLGSVSSTASYSRII
- a CDS encoding FadR/GntR family transcriptional regulator, whose product is MSTFQAVAATRLYRMIADQIAGRIRAGDFARGGRLPSERELAEQLQVSRASIREALIALEIEGYVEVRVGTGVFVTIAPDGAAFPALPAGGVAVPAGQDDIGPFDLLEARMLIEPECAALAAHQATPAQIAVIRDAHAAMSLTDAPGDHDRAFHSAIGAACGNAALASAVAHLWNLSQASSVYSRMQDYFVTTRAWAAAQAEHQRILNAITARDPIRARHAMHTHLLGILARLREDFDSLSDPRGAP
- the infC gene encoding translation initiation factor IF-3, with protein sequence MATEKANRINGEIRVPEVRLIGLDGEQLGIVKIADAFRLSEQSDVDLVEIAPNAEPPVCRLMDYGKFKYQEQKRQAEARSKQKVIQVKEVKFRPATDEGDYQVKLRNLRRFLEEGDKAKVTLRFRGREMAHQELGMRVLERVRDDLLELAQVEAMPKLEGRQMVMVLAPKKKAVPAAGKPESAA